Proteins co-encoded in one Papaver somniferum cultivar HN1 chromosome 5, ASM357369v1, whole genome shotgun sequence genomic window:
- the LOC113281635 gene encoding uncharacterized protein LOC113281635, with amino-acid sequence MLLNIPWANGLLIGMEDVRVPQEKQAKCLSSLLIPLCNQTLDVLLQILVVFPKVDALQSKVMSFIHRMVEVLGGAVFPFAAMIGSRMLSIALCFWKAKTPKRRESIDLGIPYMELPGVVPDLQKW; translated from the exons ATGCTTTTGAACATTCCATGG GCAAATGGCTTACTAATTGGGATGGAAGATGTACGTGTACCACAAGAGAAGCAAGCCAAGTGTCTGTCGTCATTGCTTATCCCTCTATGCAATCAG ACTTTGGATGTTCTCCTTCAAATTCTTGTGGTGTTTCCTAAGGTTGATGCTCTACAGAGTAAG GTCATGTCATTTATTCACCGGATGGTAGAGGTTTTAGGAGGAGCTGTCTTTCCCTTCGCTGCGATG ATTGGAAGCCGAATGCTATCCATTGCACTCTGTTTTTGGAAAGCAAAGACTCCTAAACGAAGGGAATCCATTGATTTGGGAATTCCCTACATGGAG TTACCTGGTGTGGTGCCAGATCTGCAGAAATGGTAG
- the LOC113279086 gene encoding uncharacterized protein LOC113279086: MVDSPLSLLTWELESLGPPHASIFGSAFGNSGFLPARTILHTRIPMHSVDCSRCIDPYESVMHALVLCPFASRVWFLSSLCVNIQVFQNKSFIDWLNFWLTDPVTKLPDEDQCLFVAVLWSTWSSRNNLVFQNLKETHLAVLARARAMLLTRKSCLIVSPTTPVSLCDK, encoded by the coding sequence ATGgtagattctcctttaagtcTACTTACATGGGAATTAGAGTCCTTAGGCCCTCCCCATGCATCAATCTTTGGAAGCGCATTTGGAAATTCAGGGTTCCTACCTGCCAGAACTATTTTACATACAAGAATTCCCATGCATAGTGTTGATTGTTCTAGGTGTATTGATCCTTATGAGTCTGTTATGCATGCATTAGTTCTCTGCCCCTTTGCTAGTAGGGTTTGGTTTCTCAGCTCTCTTTGTGTCAACATTCAGGTCTTTCAAAACAAGTCTTTCATTGACTGGTTGAATTTTTGGCTTACAGACCCTGTGACTAAACTTCCTGATGAAGATCAATGTCTCTTTGTTGCTGTCCTATGGTCTACTTGGAGTAGTAGAAATAACCTTGTTTTccaaaaccttaaagaaacccacTTAGCAGTCTTAGCTAGAGCTAGAGCTATGCTTTTGACCAGGAAATCTTGTTTAATTGTTTCTCCTACTACTCCTGTTAGTCTGTGTGACAAATGA